The genome window GGTGGCCGGCCGGGTGGATGCCGCCGACGGGATCTCGGACGCCCAGGTCTTCCCGCTGAAACCGGCCGGGGGCCAGGACCTGGAGGGCCGCTGGCTCTACGAGGGGCCGCTCGCCCTCGACCGCACGGGGCCGTACGGCTACACGGTGCGGGTGCTTCCGGCCCATCCGCTGCTGGCGACCGGCGCGGAACTCGGCCTGGTGGCGCTGCCCACGGAGGCGGCGAGGGACGGTGCGGGCGTGCTGATGCGCTGAGAGCCGGTCGGAGGCCACCCGACAGGCTTCGACACGGAACCGCCCGGCAGGGGCGCGAGCTCCTGCCGGGCGGTGGTCACCGGGTCATGACCGGTGCGGGGTTCAGAAGGTGAGCTTGAAGCTGTTGATCTTGCCCGTGTCACCCGAGTAGACGTCCTGGACCTTGAGCTTCCAGGTGCCGTTGGCGACCTCGGACGACGCGTCGACCGTGTAGGTGCCGCGGACGTCGTCCGCCGGGTCGCCGGCCGAGGAGTTCTTCAGCCGGTAGGCCGTGCCGTCCGGGGCGACGAGGTCGACGACCAGGTCACCGCGGTAGGTGTGGGTGATGTCCACGTCGACCTTGAGGGCGCTGGGCGCGTTGCCGGTGACACCGGTGACGTTGACCGAGCTGGTGACGGCCGCACCACGGTCCGGGATGGCGACCGACGTCTTGCTCTCGAAGACCTTGCCGCCCGGGTCCGGGTTGCCGCCGTCACGGGTGCCGACGTTGATGGCGGCCCAGGCGTCCCCGACGGCCTTGTACTCGGCGCTGGTCGTGCCGTACAGCTCACCGGCCACGGCGAGGGTGCCGGTGCGGGCCGCCGCGTAGTTGGTGGTGGAGGTGAACTTGGTGGTGAGCGCCTTGAACCAGATCTGCGCGGCCTTGTCGCGGCCGATGCCGGTCACCGGCAGGCCGTCGGAGGTCGGGGAGTCGTAGGAGACGCCGTTGATGACCTTGGCGCCGCTGCCCTCGGAGAGCAGGTAGAAGAAGTGGTTCGCCGGGCCCGAGGAGTAGTGGACGTCGATGTTGCCGATGCCGGAGTACCACGCGTCCTTGGACGCGCCGTCCTTGCTCGGCTTGTCCTGGTAGCGCAGCGGGGTGCCGTCGCCGTTGATGTCGATCTTCTCGCCGATGAGGTAGTCGCCCTTGTCGCTGGCGTTGTTGGCGTAGAACTCGACCGCGGAGGCGAAGATGTCACTGGTCGCCTCGTTGAGGCCACCGGACTCGCCGCTGTAGACCAGGTTGGCGGTGGCGGCGGTGACACCGTGCGACATCTCGTGCGCGGCGACGTCGAGCGCGGTCAGCGGGGCGTTGTTGCCCGAGCCGTCGCCGTACGTCATGCAGAAGCAGCTGTCCTGCCAGAAGGCGTTGACGTAGTTGTTGCCGTAGTGGACGCGGGAGTACGCGCCGACACCGTCGCCCCGGATACCGGTGCGGCCGTGCACGTTCTTGTAGTAGTCCCAGGTCTCGGCCGCGCCGTAGTGGGCGTCCGCGGCCGCGGTCTCGGCGTTCGACGGGTTGCCGTTGCCCCACACGTCCGTGGAGTTGGTGAACAGCGTCCCGGTGCCGGACGTGCCGTGGTTCAGGTTGTACGTCTTGTGGTTGCCGCGGCCCGTGTCCGTCAGCGTGTACGACGGTGCGGTGCCGAGGGTGACCTGGCCGCTGAACTGGGTGTTGCCGGTGCCGTTCTCGACCCCCTGCCACTCGTACAGCTTCGCCCCGGTGGCCGCGTCCGTGATGACGTGCAGCTCGTTGGGGGTGCCGTCCTCCTGGAGTCCGCCGACGACGGTCTCGTAGGCGAGCTGCGGCTTGCCCTGCGCCATCCAGACCACCTTGCGCGGTGCCCGGTCGGCCTCGGTCTTCTTGGATCCGTCGGCCTTGGCGAGGCCGAGTGCCTGCTTCTCGGCCACCGCGGGCGCGACGTCGGCCGCCGTGTCCACGGTCTTCAGCTGCGCGCTGGAGACCTTGGAGGCCTTGGTGACGCTCTGCGTGGTGCCGGCCTTGGTCTCCTGGACGACCAGGTCGCCACCGAGCACCGGGAGTCCGGCGAAGGTGCGCTCGTAACGCGTGTGCGTGGTGCCGTTGTTGTCCTGGACGACGTCCTTGACGACGAGCTTCTCCTGCGAGCCGAGACCGAGGTCCTTGGCCGTGTCCGCCTTGCTCGCGTTGGCCTCGCGGATCAGCTCGGCGCGCTGGGACGGGGAGAGCTGCTTGGCCAGGGCACCGTGGTCGGCGCCGGCCGCCGCCGAGGTCGCCGCTGTGGCGCTGCTGGGAGTGGCAGTGGCCGTTCCGGTCTGGACGCCGACGGCGAGGAGGGCTGCTGCGGCTATCAGAGCGCCGGTCGCGGTGGCACGACGGCTGGGCGTGGATCTCACGCGGACTCCTTCTGCGAGGGGGGTACCGGCGGCTCGGTGAGCCGTCCGGGGTGAGCGAGAAGTGCGCAGAACGGGGTGAAGAGTGTCAGCAGGAAGCCGTCTCTGTCAGGACCGCGTCAACAACTTGGCCGGAACTCGTCCGTTGCCGGAAAGGTCATGTTCGTTAAGCGGACGTTTCACGGATCATCACCGCGATGCCGTAGGGCGTCCTCCGTGCCCGGAATTCGAAGAGAGAGCCGAGGTCGGGCTTGAAGCCTTCGTGTTCGAACAGCGGGCCGGGGAGTGGGTGTTCGGCACTGGCCGAGATGGCGTCGAGATGTGGCTGATTTCTTACCGTCCCCGTCCCGTTGGAGAGCCGGTGTCCTGAAGCGTGCACGTGTCCGGGCGGCCGACCGCGGCGGCCGTGGCCGGTTTCGCCGCGTTCGCCCGGCGGTCCGACCGCGGGTACGTCAGGGGTGGAGAGGCCGGTCGTCTCCGCCGCGGGCTTCTCTCGGCCACCCGTATCGGGGGACTCGTCGCTCCGGACGACACCCACCGGTTCGGCCGTCTACGGCCGGGGCGCGGGCACTACGGCGCCCGTCGTAGCCGACGCCGCGCGGGCGGCCCCGGGAGGAGCGGTCGCGGCGGCCCGCCGACTCCCGTACCACCTGCGGGAATCGCTGCTCTCCTCGACGTTCGGCACAGGTGCCCGCAGCGCGAGCACGGCTGCGACCGGCGCCGCTCGTACCGAGGAGCGGAACCGGTCGCGGTGAAGCCCGGAAGGTCCGGGCGTCAGGCGGTGGTGAGCACCATCCGGAAGCGGGCGGCGCCGGACAGCATCTTCCGGTACGCCTCCTCCGCCGCGTCCAGCGGCACCGTCTCGGTCATCGGGCGGATCCCGTGCAGGGCGCTGAACGCCAGGGTGTCCTGCACGTCCTGCGCGGTGCCGGCGGGGTGGCCCCGGACGACCTTGCCGGTCATCAGCAACTGGTTCGGGCTGATCCCCAGCGGCTCCGGGTCCGCGCCGATGACCACCAGCTCGCCGCGGGGCGCGAGCCCCTCCACGGTGGCCGTGATGGCCGCGGAGTTGGCGGCGGTGGCCAGGACGACCCGGGCACCGCCCAGGGACTGCAGCGCGTCCGCGACGGTGGTGCCCGCGGTGCTGTCGATGTAGTGGTGCGCGCCGAGCTCCTTCGCGAAGTCGGCCTTGGCGGCTCCGCGGGCGATCGCCACCGTCTCGAAGCCCATCGCGGCCGCGTACTGCACGCCCAGGTGTCCGAGCCCGCCGATACCGAGCACGGCGACCAGGTCTCCCGGCCGGGCGGCGCTGCGCCGCAGTCCGTTGTACGTGGTCACTCCCGCACAGCCCATGGGTGCCGCGTCGGTCGCCGACAGCGCGTCGGGGATCCGGGCCAGGGCGTCCGCCGGGACGGTGACGCTCTCGGCATAGCCCCCGTCGTACGCCCACCCGGGCACCTTCAGGTTCACGCAGACCATGAAGTCGCCCTGCCTGCACGGTGTGCAGTGGTGGCAGCTGCCGCCGAACCAGCCCACCGCCACCCGGTCACCCACCTGCCAGGCGCTGTGCGTGCCGTCGCCGAGTTCCACGATCCGGCCGGCGATCTCGTGCCCGGGGACCACCGGGAACCGTACGCCCGGGAGCACGCCGTCCACGAAGAGGGCGTCGCTGTGGCAGACGCCGCAGGCGTCCACGGCCACCCGGACATGACCCGGACCCGGCTGCGGCACCGGGCGCTCGACGATCTCGAATGGACCGCCGGCGGCGATGGCCTGCGCGGCTCGGTAGACGCTGGGGACGCTCATCTGGATCTCTCCGGGACATGGGAGTGGACGGCCCCCTGGAAACAGCAGACCAGCTCCGGCCCGGTCGCGCGCGCCGGGCGGCGCGGACGGGGGGCGGGCCCCGCCGCGTCCGGGCGTCACCGGCTCAGGAGGAGGGCGGGCCTTCGCCGTGCCAGGAGCGCCAGAGCGCGGCGTAGGCGCCGTCGGCCGCCACGAGATCGTCGTGGGTGCCGAGTTCGGTGATCCGGCCGTCCTCCATCACCGCCACCCGGTCGGCGTCGTGAGCCGTCTGCAGGCGGTGCGCGACGGCGACGACGGTCCGGCCTTCGAGGACGCCGGCCAGCGCCCGCTCCGTGTGCCGGGCCGTCCTCGGGTCCAGGAGCGCGGTGGCCTCGTCGAGTATCAGCGTGTGCGGGTCGGCCAGCACCACGCGCGCCAGGGCGAGCTGCTGTGACCGGGCGCCGTCCGGCCGATGCCCGCCGTGGCCCAGATCGGTGTCCAGGCCGTCCGGCAGCTCGTCGGCCCAGTCGGCGCCGACGGCGGCGAGTGCCGCGCGCATTTCGGCATCGGTGGCGCCGGCCGAGGCGATCTTCAGGTTGTCCCGGACCGTGCCGAGGAAGATATGGTGCTCCTGGGTGACCAGGACGACGTGCCGGCGCAGCCGCTCGGGGTCCAGCCCGGCGACCGGGACCCGCCCGACCGTCACCGAACCGGTGCGCGGTGCGTCCATGCCCGCCAGCAGTCTGCCCAGGGTGGTCTTGCCCGCGCCGGAGGGGCCGACGATCGCGAGCCGCTCGCCGGGACGGACCGTCAGGCCGACACCGTGCAGCACGTCGCCCCCGCCGTCGTAGGCGTAGCGCACATCCGTCACCTCGATCCGGTCGTCGGCCGGTGCGGAGGAGACGGCCCGTGGCGTGTGCGCCGCCAGGCCGAGGCCCTCGACCCTGGCGAAGGAGGCACTGCTGCTCTGCAGCTGTTCGAGCCGCTGGAGGATGGTGTCCAGGGGCTGGGAGAGCTGCCGCAGATACAGGGCCGAGGCGACCACCGCGCCGAGGCTCATCGTGCCGTGGTCGTGCAGTACGCCGCCGACGAGCAGGACACCGGCCACCGGAATGACGTACGAGATGTCCACGGCCGGGAAGAGCACACTGCGCAGGAACAGCGTCCGGGTCCGGGTGCTCCAGCACTTCTCGATGGCTTCCCGGCATGCCGTGACGCGGCGCTGCTGAAGCCCGAGGGCCTCCACGGTGCGGGCCCCGGCGGCAGTGGCCGCCAGCTGCTCCGCGAGAGCCGAGTTGGCGGCTCCCTCGGCCAGGTACGCGGTGAGCGCCCGGCGCAGATACCAGCGGGCCGCGAACCAGATGCCGAGCAGGCCCAGCACCCCGCACGCACCGAGCAGCGGGTCGAGCGCGAAGACCGCACCGAGGATGAACAGCGCCTGGACCCCGGCGATGAGGACCTCCGGCCCGGCGTCCCGGAGGGTGGCGCCGACCGCGGCGACATCGGTGGTGCCGCGGGTCATCAGGTCGCCCGTGCCGGCCCGCTCGACCACCGGGGCGGGCAGCGCGAGCACCCGGTCGGCGAACTGCTCGCGGATGCGCGCCAGGGTCCGCTCGCCGAAGCGGTGTCCGACGTAGCCGGCGCAACGGACCAGGAGGAGCTGCGCCAGGGCGAAGACGAGGATGGTGAGCGCCAGGCGGTCCACCGCGGCCACCCCGCCGCCGGCCCTGACCTCGTCGATGATGCGGCCGAGCAGCCACGGGCCGACGAGCCCCGCACCGGCGGCCAGCGCGTTGAGGCCGATCACGGCGGCGAAGACGCGAGCGTCCAGCCGGATCAGCCGGAGCGCCGCCCGGCGTATCCGGGACGGTTCGGCGATGGGCAGGGCCTGGGGCGTCGGCTCGGATCCGGTGGTCATCGCACGGCCTCCCGGGACGGCGGGACGTTTCCTTCGTCGGCGGGGTCGTCGTCCGTACCGCGGGACACCAGGAGGCGGTAGCCGGACTCCCGGTCCAGGAGTTCACGGTGGCTGCCGACGGCCGCGACGCGACCGTCGACCAGGTAGTACACGGTGTCCGCCCGGTCCAGCAGGAGCGGTGAGGTGCTGGTGACGACCGTGGTGCGGCCGGAGCGCGCGGCGCGCAGCCGGGTCGCCATGGCCGCCTCGGTGTGTGCGTCGACCGCCGAGGTGGGCTCGACCGCCAGGAGCACCTC of Streptomyces sp. NBC_01363 contains these proteins:
- a CDS encoding M4 family metallopeptidase codes for the protein MRSTPSRRATATGALIAAAALLAVGVQTGTATATPSSATAATSAAAGADHGALAKQLSPSQRAELIREANASKADTAKDLGLGSQEKLVVKDVVQDNNGTTHTRYERTFAGLPVLGGDLVVQETKAGTTQSVTKASKVSSAQLKTVDTAADVAPAVAEKQALGLAKADGSKKTEADRAPRKVVWMAQGKPQLAYETVVGGLQEDGTPNELHVITDAATGAKLYEWQGVENGTGNTQFSGQVTLGTAPSYTLTDTGRGNHKTYNLNHGTSGTGTLFTNSTDVWGNGNPSNAETAAADAHYGAAETWDYYKNVHGRTGIRGDGVGAYSRVHYGNNYVNAFWQDSCFCMTYGDGSGNNAPLTALDVAAHEMSHGVTAATANLVYSGESGGLNEATSDIFASAVEFYANNASDKGDYLIGEKIDINGDGTPLRYQDKPSKDGASKDAWYSGIGNIDVHYSSGPANHFFYLLSEGSGAKVINGVSYDSPTSDGLPVTGIGRDKAAQIWFKALTTKFTSTTNYAAARTGTLAVAGELYGTTSAEYKAVGDAWAAINVGTRDGGNPDPGGKVFESKTSVAIPDRGAAVTSSVNVTGVTGNAPSALKVDVDITHTYRGDLVVDLVAPDGTAYRLKNSSAGDPADDVRGTYTVDASSEVANGTWKLKVQDVYSGDTGKINSFKLTF
- a CDS encoding alcohol dehydrogenase, which produces MSVPSVYRAAQAIAAGGPFEIVERPVPQPGPGHVRVAVDACGVCHSDALFVDGVLPGVRFPVVPGHEIAGRIVELGDGTHSAWQVGDRVAVGWFGGSCHHCTPCRQGDFMVCVNLKVPGWAYDGGYAESVTVPADALARIPDALSATDAAPMGCAGVTTYNGLRRSAARPGDLVAVLGIGGLGHLGVQYAAAMGFETVAIARGAAKADFAKELGAHHYIDSTAGTTVADALQSLGGARVVLATAANSAAITATVEGLAPRGELVVIGADPEPLGISPNQLLMTGKVVRGHPAGTAQDVQDTLAFSALHGIRPMTETVPLDAAEEAYRKMLSGAARFRMVLTTA
- a CDS encoding ABC transporter ATP-binding protein, producing the protein MTTGSEPTPQALPIAEPSRIRRAALRLIRLDARVFAAVIGLNALAAGAGLVGPWLLGRIIDEVRAGGGVAAVDRLALTILVFALAQLLLVRCAGYVGHRFGERTLARIREQFADRVLALPAPVVERAGTGDLMTRGTTDVAAVGATLRDAGPEVLIAGVQALFILGAVFALDPLLGACGVLGLLGIWFAARWYLRRALTAYLAEGAANSALAEQLAATAAGARTVEALGLQQRRVTACREAIEKCWSTRTRTLFLRSVLFPAVDISYVIPVAGVLLVGGVLHDHGTMSLGAVVASALYLRQLSQPLDTILQRLEQLQSSSASFARVEGLGLAAHTPRAVSSAPADDRIEVTDVRYAYDGGGDVLHGVGLTVRPGERLAIVGPSGAGKTTLGRLLAGMDAPRTGSVTVGRVPVAGLDPERLRRHVVLVTQEHHIFLGTVRDNLKIASAGATDAEMRAALAAVGADWADELPDGLDTDLGHGGHRPDGARSQQLALARVVLADPHTLILDEATALLDPRTARHTERALAGVLEGRTVVAVAHRLQTAHDADRVAVMEDGRITELGTHDDLVAADGAYAALWRSWHGEGPPSS